From a region of the Alnus glutinosa chromosome 1, dhAlnGlut1.1, whole genome shotgun sequence genome:
- the LOC133856742 gene encoding uncharacterized protein LOC133856742 isoform X2: protein MEASAGVAASAAVRGGSISMPQPPSSSASNRKEWRAVSEHRNAGDEELERSKLGQSDERTIYEVQQGREPLDVDFCSITVDGTLDEDLLPQRLHNVTRQREELQRTEIGLTAQMIARSEIMGMQSNFEAQIKEHANAAAKHQEQLREREHAIRELERKMEEKDRELHAIKLENEAAWAKENLLREQNQELASFRREHDHSEAERAQHIKQIHDFQEHIQEKERQLIELQEQHRVAQETILYKDEQLREAQAWIARVQEMDALQSNTNHSLQAELRERTEQYNQLWHGCQRQFAEMERLHLHTLQQLHLELADARERSGTYNGESRLSQTNSKDVSQFAQSNGNQLDGNRGGTSGGNSGVLPNGNSDNVSSFASTDDASTQTDRVPGVPIAPSSLLAMPTYLPSGQVTTLHPYVMHQQGVPHSVPSHVPPSHVGHFHSIPAMGSLQQWQNQQAVPEGSQISAQNEIQPSQVDQNLMRSDANYNYEISVNGQALRQDYLDVHISQGAKPDSGISSSTGEAQVLESIDRGYMVAPQPEQSLQQISSQFRDALRLDALDQNSENKEPNVLTSTNHGLEGQVSTADQLSSAANPSSSDASIQDVNLSETAINNATGAGLPESFVSTRQENTPTVGKTSEPALLDERSLLACIVRTTAGGRIRISSTLPNRLGKMLAPLHWHDYKKKYGKLDEFVVGHTELFMIEGDYIQLREGAQEMIAAEAALAKVAAAAKASSPYTSFVPSMAVTPMAQPHRLKKVPSIESKTLQADKTALTEYAVISPSTSTDEPPQFSVMPNQQPNGVGFGLPRGLSNIKILSKSRDPREMNGPENRPVQSAYLTVGNGSNLNRSSLSNTQSTGSANGRTNLNFVGKQQGRMSSAAFTSRR from the exons ATGGAGGCCTCGGCCGGAGTTGCCGCCTCCGCCGCCGTACGTGGCGGCTCTATCTCGATGCCGCAGCCACCGTCATCATCTGCGTCGAACCGCAAGGAGTGGCGTGCTGTCTCGGAGCATCGGAACGCCGGGGACGAG GAGTTGGAACGATCAAAGTTAGGGCAATCAGATGAGAGAACTATATATGAG GTGCAGCAGGGAAGAGAGCCGCTTGATGTCGACTTCTGTTCAATCACAGTGGATGGTACCTTAGACGAAGACCTTTTGCCGCAGAGACTTCATAATGTTACTAGGCAAAGAGAGGAATTACAACGGACTGAGATTGGACTTACAGCTCAAATGATTGCAAGATCTGAGATAATGGGAATGCAAAGCAACTTTGAAGCTCAGATCAAAGAGCATGCTAATGCTGCCGCCAAGCATCAG GAGCAACTGCGCGAAAGGGAACATGCTATCCGTGAATTGGAAAGGAAGATGGAAGAGAAAGATAGGGAGCTGCATGCAATTAAATTGGAAAATGAAGCG GCCTGGGCTAAAGAGAACCTTCTGAGAGAACAAAATCAAGAACTAGCATCCTTCAG AAGAGAACACGATCATTCTGAAGCTGAAAGAGCCCAACATATAAAGCAGATACATGACTTTCAAGAACATAttcaagagaaagagagacagcTTATTGAATTGCAGGAACAG CATAGGGTTGCTCAAGAAACCATTCTTTATAAAGATGAACAATTGAGGGAAGCGCAAGCCTGGATTGCTCGTGTTCAGGAGATGGATGCGTTGCAATCAAATACTAACCATTCTTTACAAGCTGAATTGCGAGAACGTACCGAACAATATAACCAGCTGTGGCATGGTTGTCAAAGACAG TTTGCAGAGATGGAAAGACTTCATCTGCATACATTACAACAGCTCCATCTTGAGCTTGCTGATGCACGGGAAAGGAGTGGAACTTACAATGGTGAGTCGCGTTTATCCCAAACAAATTCAAAGGACGTATCTCAGTTTGCACAGAGCAATGGAAACCAACTAGATGGCAATAGAGGTGGTACATCGGGTGGAAATTCTGGTGTCCTTCCAAATGGGAATTCAGACAATGTTTCATCTTTTGCTTCAACTGACGATGCATCAACCCAg ACCGACCGTGTTCCTGGTGTACCAATTGCTCCATCATCTCTGCTTGCAATGCCTACCTACCTCCCATCTGGACAAGTGACTACTTTGCATCCATATGTTATGCATCAACAAGGGGTTCCCCATTCTGTGCCATCACATGTTCCTCCGTCTCATGTTGGACATTTTCACTCAATACCAGCAATGGGTTCCCTCCAACAGTGGCAGAACCAACAG gCTGTACCAGAGGGTTCACAGATATCTGCACAGAATGAAATTCAACCATCCCAAGTGGACCAAAATCTAATGAGGTCAGATGCGAACTACAACTATGAAATTTCTGTTAATGGACAGGCTCTTCGTCAAGACTATCTGGATGTTCATATTAGCCAAGGGGCAAAGCCTGATTCTGGAATCTCGTCATCAACTGGGGAAGCACAG GTTCTTGAGTCAATTGACAGAGGTTACATGGTTGCCCCCCAACCAGAGCAGAGCCTGCAACAAATTTCTTCCCAATTTCGCGATGCCTTAAGATTGGATGCTCTTGACCAGAACAGCGAAAACAAG GAGCCGAATGTTCTGACTTCGACTAATCATGGGCTAGAAGGCCAAGTTTCAACAGCAGATCAATTAAGTTCTGCTGCCAACCCATCATCATCTGATGCCTCGATCCAAGATGTTAATCTCAGTGAAACTGCCATAAACAATGCCACTGGTGCAGGCTTGCCTGAATCATTTGTCTCAACTCGGCAGGAAAATACACCGACAGTGGGAAAGACTTCAGAGCCTGCTCTTCTTGATGAAAGATCACTGTTGGCTTGCATAGTTCGCACAACTGCTGGTGGTCGAATTCGGATCAGTTCAACG CTACCAAATAGGCTGGGCAAGATGCTTGCACCTTTACACTGGCATGATTACAAGAAAAAATATGGGAAGCTTGATGAATTTGTGGTTGGTCACACTGAA CTATTTATGATTGAGGGTGACTATATTCAACTTCGGGAAGGAGCTCAAGAAATGATAGCAGCTGAAGCAGCTCTTGCCAAAGTTGCAGCTGCAGCTAAAGCATCATCTCCTTACACCTCATTTGTGCCTTCTATGGCTGTTACTCCAATGGCGCAACCTCACCGACTGAAAAAGGTTCCATCCATTGAGTCAAAAACTTTACAGGCGGACAAGACAGCTCTGACGGAGTATGCGGTCATCTCTCCTTCAACTTCAACTGATGAGCCACCACAGTTCTCTGTGATGCCGAATCAGCAACCAAATGGTGTTGGTTTTGGTCTTCCTAGAGGTCTctcaaatataaaaattttgagCAAATCTAGAGATCCTCGGGAAATGAATGGCCCTGAAAACAGGCCAGTGCAATCTGCATATTTGACAGTTGGAAATGGATCAAATCTTAATAGATCAAGTTTGAGCAATACCCAAAGCACAGGCTCAGCTAATGGGAGAACTAACTTGAATTTTGTTGGAAAACAGCAGGGCAG GATGTCCAGTGCTGCATTTACTTCCAGAAGATag
- the LOC133856742 gene encoding uncharacterized protein LOC133856742 isoform X6, with translation MEASAGVAASAAVRGGSISMPQPPSSSASNRKEWRAVSEHRNAGDEELERSKLGQSDERTIYEGREPLDVDFCSITVDGTLDEDLLPQRLHNVTRQREELQRTEIGLTAQMIARSEIMGMQSNFEAQIKEHANAAAKHQEQLREREHAIRELERKMEEKDRELHAIKLENEAAWAKENLLREQNQELASFRREHDHSEAERAQHIKQIHDFQEHIQEKERQLIELQEQHRVAQETILYKDEQLREAQAWIARVQEMDALQSNTNHSLQAELRERTEQYNQLWHGCQRQFAEMERLHLHTLQQLHLELADARERSGTYNGESRLSQTNSKDVSQFAQSNGNQLDGNRGGTSGGNSGVLPNGNSDNVSSFASTDDASTQTDRVPGVPIAPSSLLAMPTYLPSGQVTTLHPYVMHQQGVPHSVPSHVPPSHVGHFHSIPAMGSLQQWQNQQAVPEGSQISAQNEIQPSQVDQNLMRSDANYNYEISVNGQALRQDYLDVHISQGAKPDSGISSSTGEAQVLESIDRGYMVAPQPEQSLQQISSQFRDALRLDALDQNSENKEPNVLTSTNHGLEGQVSTADQLSSAANPSSSDASIQDVNLSETAINNATGAGLPESFVSTRQENTPTVGKTSEPALLDERSLLACIVRTTAGGRIRISSTLPNRLGKMLAPLHWHDYKKKYGKLDEFVVGHTELFMIEGDYIQLREGAQEMIAAEAALAKVAAAAKASSPYTSFVPSMAVTPMAQPHRLKKVPSIESKTLQADKTALTEYAVISPSTSTDEPPQFSVMPNQQPNGVGFGLPRGLSNIKILSKSRDPREMNGPENRPVQSAYLTVGNGSNLNRSSLSNTQSTGSANGRTNLNFVGKQQGRMSSAAFTSRR, from the exons ATGGAGGCCTCGGCCGGAGTTGCCGCCTCCGCCGCCGTACGTGGCGGCTCTATCTCGATGCCGCAGCCACCGTCATCATCTGCGTCGAACCGCAAGGAGTGGCGTGCTGTCTCGGAGCATCGGAACGCCGGGGACGAG GAGTTGGAACGATCAAAGTTAGGGCAATCAGATGAGAGAACTATATATGAG GGAAGAGAGCCGCTTGATGTCGACTTCTGTTCAATCACAGTGGATGGTACCTTAGACGAAGACCTTTTGCCGCAGAGACTTCATAATGTTACTAGGCAAAGAGAGGAATTACAACGGACTGAGATTGGACTTACAGCTCAAATGATTGCAAGATCTGAGATAATGGGAATGCAAAGCAACTTTGAAGCTCAGATCAAAGAGCATGCTAATGCTGCCGCCAAGCATCAG GAGCAACTGCGCGAAAGGGAACATGCTATCCGTGAATTGGAAAGGAAGATGGAAGAGAAAGATAGGGAGCTGCATGCAATTAAATTGGAAAATGAAGCG GCCTGGGCTAAAGAGAACCTTCTGAGAGAACAAAATCAAGAACTAGCATCCTTCAG AAGAGAACACGATCATTCTGAAGCTGAAAGAGCCCAACATATAAAGCAGATACATGACTTTCAAGAACATAttcaagagaaagagagacagcTTATTGAATTGCAGGAACAG CATAGGGTTGCTCAAGAAACCATTCTTTATAAAGATGAACAATTGAGGGAAGCGCAAGCCTGGATTGCTCGTGTTCAGGAGATGGATGCGTTGCAATCAAATACTAACCATTCTTTACAAGCTGAATTGCGAGAACGTACCGAACAATATAACCAGCTGTGGCATGGTTGTCAAAGACAG TTTGCAGAGATGGAAAGACTTCATCTGCATACATTACAACAGCTCCATCTTGAGCTTGCTGATGCACGGGAAAGGAGTGGAACTTACAATGGTGAGTCGCGTTTATCCCAAACAAATTCAAAGGACGTATCTCAGTTTGCACAGAGCAATGGAAACCAACTAGATGGCAATAGAGGTGGTACATCGGGTGGAAATTCTGGTGTCCTTCCAAATGGGAATTCAGACAATGTTTCATCTTTTGCTTCAACTGACGATGCATCAACCCAg ACCGACCGTGTTCCTGGTGTACCAATTGCTCCATCATCTCTGCTTGCAATGCCTACCTACCTCCCATCTGGACAAGTGACTACTTTGCATCCATATGTTATGCATCAACAAGGGGTTCCCCATTCTGTGCCATCACATGTTCCTCCGTCTCATGTTGGACATTTTCACTCAATACCAGCAATGGGTTCCCTCCAACAGTGGCAGAACCAACAG gCTGTACCAGAGGGTTCACAGATATCTGCACAGAATGAAATTCAACCATCCCAAGTGGACCAAAATCTAATGAGGTCAGATGCGAACTACAACTATGAAATTTCTGTTAATGGACAGGCTCTTCGTCAAGACTATCTGGATGTTCATATTAGCCAAGGGGCAAAGCCTGATTCTGGAATCTCGTCATCAACTGGGGAAGCACAG GTTCTTGAGTCAATTGACAGAGGTTACATGGTTGCCCCCCAACCAGAGCAGAGCCTGCAACAAATTTCTTCCCAATTTCGCGATGCCTTAAGATTGGATGCTCTTGACCAGAACAGCGAAAACAAG GAGCCGAATGTTCTGACTTCGACTAATCATGGGCTAGAAGGCCAAGTTTCAACAGCAGATCAATTAAGTTCTGCTGCCAACCCATCATCATCTGATGCCTCGATCCAAGATGTTAATCTCAGTGAAACTGCCATAAACAATGCCACTGGTGCAGGCTTGCCTGAATCATTTGTCTCAACTCGGCAGGAAAATACACCGACAGTGGGAAAGACTTCAGAGCCTGCTCTTCTTGATGAAAGATCACTGTTGGCTTGCATAGTTCGCACAACTGCTGGTGGTCGAATTCGGATCAGTTCAACG CTACCAAATAGGCTGGGCAAGATGCTTGCACCTTTACACTGGCATGATTACAAGAAAAAATATGGGAAGCTTGATGAATTTGTGGTTGGTCACACTGAA CTATTTATGATTGAGGGTGACTATATTCAACTTCGGGAAGGAGCTCAAGAAATGATAGCAGCTGAAGCAGCTCTTGCCAAAGTTGCAGCTGCAGCTAAAGCATCATCTCCTTACACCTCATTTGTGCCTTCTATGGCTGTTACTCCAATGGCGCAACCTCACCGACTGAAAAAGGTTCCATCCATTGAGTCAAAAACTTTACAGGCGGACAAGACAGCTCTGACGGAGTATGCGGTCATCTCTCCTTCAACTTCAACTGATGAGCCACCACAGTTCTCTGTGATGCCGAATCAGCAACCAAATGGTGTTGGTTTTGGTCTTCCTAGAGGTCTctcaaatataaaaattttgagCAAATCTAGAGATCCTCGGGAAATGAATGGCCCTGAAAACAGGCCAGTGCAATCTGCATATTTGACAGTTGGAAATGGATCAAATCTTAATAGATCAAGTTTGAGCAATACCCAAAGCACAGGCTCAGCTAATGGGAGAACTAACTTGAATTTTGTTGGAAAACAGCAGGGCAG GATGTCCAGTGCTGCATTTACTTCCAGAAGATag
- the LOC133856742 gene encoding uncharacterized protein LOC133856742 isoform X4 — protein MEASAGVAASAAVRGGSISMPQPPSSSASNRKEWRAVSEHRNAGDEELERSKLGQSDERTIYEQGREPLDVDFCSITVDGTLDEDLLPQRLHNVTRQREELQRTEIGLTAQMIARSEIMGMQSNFEAQIKEHANAAAKHQEQLREREHAIRELERKMEEKDRELHAIKLENEAAWAKENLLREQNQELASFRREHDHSEAERAQHIKQIHDFQEHIQEKERQLIELQEQHRVAQETILYKDEQLREAQAWIARVQEMDALQSNTNHSLQAELRERTEQYNQLWHGCQRQFAEMERLHLHTLQQLHLELADARERSGTYNGESRLSQTNSKDVSQFAQSNGNQLDGNRGGTSGGNSGVLPNGNSDNVSSFASTDDASTQTDRVPGVPIAPSSLLAMPTYLPSGQVTTLHPYVMHQQGVPHSVPSHVPPSHVGHFHSIPAMGSLQQWQNQQAVPEGSQISAQNEIQPSQVDQNLMRSDANYNYEISVNGQALRQDYLDVHISQGAKPDSGISSSTGEAQVLESIDRGYMVAPQPEQSLQQISSQFRDALRLDALDQNSENKEPNVLTSTNHGLEGQVSTADQLSSAANPSSSDASIQDVNLSETAINNATGAGLPESFVSTRQENTPTVGKTSEPALLDERSLLACIVRTTAGGRIRISSTLPNRLGKMLAPLHWHDYKKKYGKLDEFVVGHTELFMIEGDYIQLREGAQEMIAAEAALAKVAAAAKASSPYTSFVPSMAVTPMAQPHRLKKVPSIESKTLQADKTALTEYAVISPSTSTDEPPQFSVMPNQQPNGVGFGLPRGLSNIKILSKSRDPREMNGPENRPVQSAYLTVGNGSNLNRSSLSNTQSTGSANGRTNLNFVGKQQGRMSSAAFTSRR, from the exons ATGGAGGCCTCGGCCGGAGTTGCCGCCTCCGCCGCCGTACGTGGCGGCTCTATCTCGATGCCGCAGCCACCGTCATCATCTGCGTCGAACCGCAAGGAGTGGCGTGCTGTCTCGGAGCATCGGAACGCCGGGGACGAG GAGTTGGAACGATCAAAGTTAGGGCAATCAGATGAGAGAACTATATATGAG CAGGGAAGAGAGCCGCTTGATGTCGACTTCTGTTCAATCACAGTGGATGGTACCTTAGACGAAGACCTTTTGCCGCAGAGACTTCATAATGTTACTAGGCAAAGAGAGGAATTACAACGGACTGAGATTGGACTTACAGCTCAAATGATTGCAAGATCTGAGATAATGGGAATGCAAAGCAACTTTGAAGCTCAGATCAAAGAGCATGCTAATGCTGCCGCCAAGCATCAG GAGCAACTGCGCGAAAGGGAACATGCTATCCGTGAATTGGAAAGGAAGATGGAAGAGAAAGATAGGGAGCTGCATGCAATTAAATTGGAAAATGAAGCG GCCTGGGCTAAAGAGAACCTTCTGAGAGAACAAAATCAAGAACTAGCATCCTTCAG AAGAGAACACGATCATTCTGAAGCTGAAAGAGCCCAACATATAAAGCAGATACATGACTTTCAAGAACATAttcaagagaaagagagacagcTTATTGAATTGCAGGAACAG CATAGGGTTGCTCAAGAAACCATTCTTTATAAAGATGAACAATTGAGGGAAGCGCAAGCCTGGATTGCTCGTGTTCAGGAGATGGATGCGTTGCAATCAAATACTAACCATTCTTTACAAGCTGAATTGCGAGAACGTACCGAACAATATAACCAGCTGTGGCATGGTTGTCAAAGACAG TTTGCAGAGATGGAAAGACTTCATCTGCATACATTACAACAGCTCCATCTTGAGCTTGCTGATGCACGGGAAAGGAGTGGAACTTACAATGGTGAGTCGCGTTTATCCCAAACAAATTCAAAGGACGTATCTCAGTTTGCACAGAGCAATGGAAACCAACTAGATGGCAATAGAGGTGGTACATCGGGTGGAAATTCTGGTGTCCTTCCAAATGGGAATTCAGACAATGTTTCATCTTTTGCTTCAACTGACGATGCATCAACCCAg ACCGACCGTGTTCCTGGTGTACCAATTGCTCCATCATCTCTGCTTGCAATGCCTACCTACCTCCCATCTGGACAAGTGACTACTTTGCATCCATATGTTATGCATCAACAAGGGGTTCCCCATTCTGTGCCATCACATGTTCCTCCGTCTCATGTTGGACATTTTCACTCAATACCAGCAATGGGTTCCCTCCAACAGTGGCAGAACCAACAG gCTGTACCAGAGGGTTCACAGATATCTGCACAGAATGAAATTCAACCATCCCAAGTGGACCAAAATCTAATGAGGTCAGATGCGAACTACAACTATGAAATTTCTGTTAATGGACAGGCTCTTCGTCAAGACTATCTGGATGTTCATATTAGCCAAGGGGCAAAGCCTGATTCTGGAATCTCGTCATCAACTGGGGAAGCACAG GTTCTTGAGTCAATTGACAGAGGTTACATGGTTGCCCCCCAACCAGAGCAGAGCCTGCAACAAATTTCTTCCCAATTTCGCGATGCCTTAAGATTGGATGCTCTTGACCAGAACAGCGAAAACAAG GAGCCGAATGTTCTGACTTCGACTAATCATGGGCTAGAAGGCCAAGTTTCAACAGCAGATCAATTAAGTTCTGCTGCCAACCCATCATCATCTGATGCCTCGATCCAAGATGTTAATCTCAGTGAAACTGCCATAAACAATGCCACTGGTGCAGGCTTGCCTGAATCATTTGTCTCAACTCGGCAGGAAAATACACCGACAGTGGGAAAGACTTCAGAGCCTGCTCTTCTTGATGAAAGATCACTGTTGGCTTGCATAGTTCGCACAACTGCTGGTGGTCGAATTCGGATCAGTTCAACG CTACCAAATAGGCTGGGCAAGATGCTTGCACCTTTACACTGGCATGATTACAAGAAAAAATATGGGAAGCTTGATGAATTTGTGGTTGGTCACACTGAA CTATTTATGATTGAGGGTGACTATATTCAACTTCGGGAAGGAGCTCAAGAAATGATAGCAGCTGAAGCAGCTCTTGCCAAAGTTGCAGCTGCAGCTAAAGCATCATCTCCTTACACCTCATTTGTGCCTTCTATGGCTGTTACTCCAATGGCGCAACCTCACCGACTGAAAAAGGTTCCATCCATTGAGTCAAAAACTTTACAGGCGGACAAGACAGCTCTGACGGAGTATGCGGTCATCTCTCCTTCAACTTCAACTGATGAGCCACCACAGTTCTCTGTGATGCCGAATCAGCAACCAAATGGTGTTGGTTTTGGTCTTCCTAGAGGTCTctcaaatataaaaattttgagCAAATCTAGAGATCCTCGGGAAATGAATGGCCCTGAAAACAGGCCAGTGCAATCTGCATATTTGACAGTTGGAAATGGATCAAATCTTAATAGATCAAGTTTGAGCAATACCCAAAGCACAGGCTCAGCTAATGGGAGAACTAACTTGAATTTTGTTGGAAAACAGCAGGGCAG GATGTCCAGTGCTGCATTTACTTCCAGAAGATag
- the LOC133856742 gene encoding uncharacterized protein LOC133856742 isoform X1 yields MEASAGVAASAAVRGGSISMPQPPSSSASNRKEWRAVSEHRNAGDEVELERSKLGQSDERTIYEVQQGREPLDVDFCSITVDGTLDEDLLPQRLHNVTRQREELQRTEIGLTAQMIARSEIMGMQSNFEAQIKEHANAAAKHQEQLREREHAIRELERKMEEKDRELHAIKLENEAAWAKENLLREQNQELASFRREHDHSEAERAQHIKQIHDFQEHIQEKERQLIELQEQHRVAQETILYKDEQLREAQAWIARVQEMDALQSNTNHSLQAELRERTEQYNQLWHGCQRQFAEMERLHLHTLQQLHLELADARERSGTYNGESRLSQTNSKDVSQFAQSNGNQLDGNRGGTSGGNSGVLPNGNSDNVSSFASTDDASTQTDRVPGVPIAPSSLLAMPTYLPSGQVTTLHPYVMHQQGVPHSVPSHVPPSHVGHFHSIPAMGSLQQWQNQQAVPEGSQISAQNEIQPSQVDQNLMRSDANYNYEISVNGQALRQDYLDVHISQGAKPDSGISSSTGEAQVLESIDRGYMVAPQPEQSLQQISSQFRDALRLDALDQNSENKEPNVLTSTNHGLEGQVSTADQLSSAANPSSSDASIQDVNLSETAINNATGAGLPESFVSTRQENTPTVGKTSEPALLDERSLLACIVRTTAGGRIRISSTLPNRLGKMLAPLHWHDYKKKYGKLDEFVVGHTELFMIEGDYIQLREGAQEMIAAEAALAKVAAAAKASSPYTSFVPSMAVTPMAQPHRLKKVPSIESKTLQADKTALTEYAVISPSTSTDEPPQFSVMPNQQPNGVGFGLPRGLSNIKILSKSRDPREMNGPENRPVQSAYLTVGNGSNLNRSSLSNTQSTGSANGRTNLNFVGKQQGRMSSAAFTSRR; encoded by the exons ATGGAGGCCTCGGCCGGAGTTGCCGCCTCCGCCGCCGTACGTGGCGGCTCTATCTCGATGCCGCAGCCACCGTCATCATCTGCGTCGAACCGCAAGGAGTGGCGTGCTGTCTCGGAGCATCGGAACGCCGGGGACGAGGTA GAGTTGGAACGATCAAAGTTAGGGCAATCAGATGAGAGAACTATATATGAG GTGCAGCAGGGAAGAGAGCCGCTTGATGTCGACTTCTGTTCAATCACAGTGGATGGTACCTTAGACGAAGACCTTTTGCCGCAGAGACTTCATAATGTTACTAGGCAAAGAGAGGAATTACAACGGACTGAGATTGGACTTACAGCTCAAATGATTGCAAGATCTGAGATAATGGGAATGCAAAGCAACTTTGAAGCTCAGATCAAAGAGCATGCTAATGCTGCCGCCAAGCATCAG GAGCAACTGCGCGAAAGGGAACATGCTATCCGTGAATTGGAAAGGAAGATGGAAGAGAAAGATAGGGAGCTGCATGCAATTAAATTGGAAAATGAAGCG GCCTGGGCTAAAGAGAACCTTCTGAGAGAACAAAATCAAGAACTAGCATCCTTCAG AAGAGAACACGATCATTCTGAAGCTGAAAGAGCCCAACATATAAAGCAGATACATGACTTTCAAGAACATAttcaagagaaagagagacagcTTATTGAATTGCAGGAACAG CATAGGGTTGCTCAAGAAACCATTCTTTATAAAGATGAACAATTGAGGGAAGCGCAAGCCTGGATTGCTCGTGTTCAGGAGATGGATGCGTTGCAATCAAATACTAACCATTCTTTACAAGCTGAATTGCGAGAACGTACCGAACAATATAACCAGCTGTGGCATGGTTGTCAAAGACAG TTTGCAGAGATGGAAAGACTTCATCTGCATACATTACAACAGCTCCATCTTGAGCTTGCTGATGCACGGGAAAGGAGTGGAACTTACAATGGTGAGTCGCGTTTATCCCAAACAAATTCAAAGGACGTATCTCAGTTTGCACAGAGCAATGGAAACCAACTAGATGGCAATAGAGGTGGTACATCGGGTGGAAATTCTGGTGTCCTTCCAAATGGGAATTCAGACAATGTTTCATCTTTTGCTTCAACTGACGATGCATCAACCCAg ACCGACCGTGTTCCTGGTGTACCAATTGCTCCATCATCTCTGCTTGCAATGCCTACCTACCTCCCATCTGGACAAGTGACTACTTTGCATCCATATGTTATGCATCAACAAGGGGTTCCCCATTCTGTGCCATCACATGTTCCTCCGTCTCATGTTGGACATTTTCACTCAATACCAGCAATGGGTTCCCTCCAACAGTGGCAGAACCAACAG gCTGTACCAGAGGGTTCACAGATATCTGCACAGAATGAAATTCAACCATCCCAAGTGGACCAAAATCTAATGAGGTCAGATGCGAACTACAACTATGAAATTTCTGTTAATGGACAGGCTCTTCGTCAAGACTATCTGGATGTTCATATTAGCCAAGGGGCAAAGCCTGATTCTGGAATCTCGTCATCAACTGGGGAAGCACAG GTTCTTGAGTCAATTGACAGAGGTTACATGGTTGCCCCCCAACCAGAGCAGAGCCTGCAACAAATTTCTTCCCAATTTCGCGATGCCTTAAGATTGGATGCTCTTGACCAGAACAGCGAAAACAAG GAGCCGAATGTTCTGACTTCGACTAATCATGGGCTAGAAGGCCAAGTTTCAACAGCAGATCAATTAAGTTCTGCTGCCAACCCATCATCATCTGATGCCTCGATCCAAGATGTTAATCTCAGTGAAACTGCCATAAACAATGCCACTGGTGCAGGCTTGCCTGAATCATTTGTCTCAACTCGGCAGGAAAATACACCGACAGTGGGAAAGACTTCAGAGCCTGCTCTTCTTGATGAAAGATCACTGTTGGCTTGCATAGTTCGCACAACTGCTGGTGGTCGAATTCGGATCAGTTCAACG CTACCAAATAGGCTGGGCAAGATGCTTGCACCTTTACACTGGCATGATTACAAGAAAAAATATGGGAAGCTTGATGAATTTGTGGTTGGTCACACTGAA CTATTTATGATTGAGGGTGACTATATTCAACTTCGGGAAGGAGCTCAAGAAATGATAGCAGCTGAAGCAGCTCTTGCCAAAGTTGCAGCTGCAGCTAAAGCATCATCTCCTTACACCTCATTTGTGCCTTCTATGGCTGTTACTCCAATGGCGCAACCTCACCGACTGAAAAAGGTTCCATCCATTGAGTCAAAAACTTTACAGGCGGACAAGACAGCTCTGACGGAGTATGCGGTCATCTCTCCTTCAACTTCAACTGATGAGCCACCACAGTTCTCTGTGATGCCGAATCAGCAACCAAATGGTGTTGGTTTTGGTCTTCCTAGAGGTCTctcaaatataaaaattttgagCAAATCTAGAGATCCTCGGGAAATGAATGGCCCTGAAAACAGGCCAGTGCAATCTGCATATTTGACAGTTGGAAATGGATCAAATCTTAATAGATCAAGTTTGAGCAATACCCAAAGCACAGGCTCAGCTAATGGGAGAACTAACTTGAATTTTGTTGGAAAACAGCAGGGCAG GATGTCCAGTGCTGCATTTACTTCCAGAAGATag